Proteins from one Pectinophora gossypiella chromosome 19, ilPecGoss1.1, whole genome shotgun sequence genomic window:
- the LOC126375801 gene encoding alpha-(1,3)-fucosyltransferase C-like, which produces MKKVQSKIQALRNPEVVGPYKKHEVLNLKYILLWTIQGQENPFGEGQTPFVENDCLYQNCYMTTNKELLDDLTKYNAVVINVTDIKRWKKTNLPQKRSPDQKYVLYARESSYDVTICNAQADSYFNWTWSYKLYSDIFSPFIEVRDKKGNFIAPSTEVSWRRMNDPVDGSSFGEKKKKAIVYVMKKCRDTAEKIHHHEAKKLRKALKSENLEFDMYGCKDRPCPNDDCTKLIKDNYYFYWVDEGSFAEDYVTDDILKAYDAGVVPIVLGIVDYTKFLPTGSYINAASMTTKNLAALLFYILRNPTVYYGFFRWKQYYTIRRPPPNKGVCQLCSLLNNQRIVQRHVHYELLRKWWYPGDLDKRCMKIRHLPENNTLDYTNETRYLL; this is translated from the exons ATGAAGAAAGTGCAAAGCAAGATTCAAGCTCTACGCAACCCAGAGGTCGTTGGGCCGTACAAGAAACACGAAGTATTGAACCTAAAGTACATTCTTCTTTGGACAATACAGGGCCAAGAAAACCCTTTTGGAGAAGGACAAACGCCATTCGTCGAAAATGACTGTTTGTATCAAAATTGCTACATGACAACAAACAAAGAGTTACTCGATGATCTGACAAAATATAATGCTGTTGTTATCAACGTTACAGACATAAAAAGGtggaaaaaaacaaatttgCCTCAGAAGCGTTCTCCTGACCAGAAATACGTGCTGTATGCAAGAGAATCGTCATATGATGTCACCATCTGCAACGCGCAGGCCGACTCTTATTTCAACTGGACGTGGTCATACAAGTTGTACTCTGATATCTTCAGTCCATTTATAGAGGTGCGGGATAAGAAAGGGAATTTCATTGCACCAAGCACAGAAGTTTCTTGGAGAAGAATGAATGATCCTGTGGATGGAAGCAGTTTCggcgaaaagaagaaaaaggctATTGTGTATGTTATGAAAAAATGCAGGGACACAGCAGAGAAAATCCATCATCATGAAGCTAAGAAGCTGCGTAAAGCATTGAAGTCAGAGAATTTGGAATTTGATATGTACGGTTGCAAAGACCGGCCGTGCCCTAACGATGATTGTACTAAGTTGatcaaagataattattatttctactGGGTCGATGAAGGTAGTTTTGCAGAAGATTACGTGACAGATGACATATTGAAGGCGTATGACGCTGGTGTGGTGCCTATCGTGCTGGGCATAGTCGATTATACTAA GTTCCTGCCAACAGGTTCCTATATCAACGCTGCGTCCATGACCACCAAGAACTTGGCTGCTCTTCTCTTTTACATTCTACGTAATCCTACCGTGTATTACGGGTTCTTCCGATGGAAACAGTACTATACCATTCGAAGACCACCACCTAACAAGGGAGTATGTCAACTTTGCAGTCTTCTGAACAACCAGAGGATCGTGCAACGCCACGTCCACTATGAACTTCTTAGAAAGTGGTGGTATCCCGGAGACCTTGATAAGAGATGCATGAAAATCCGTCATTTACCTGAAAATAATACTTTAGATTATACTAATGAAACTCGTTATTTGTTATAG